DNA from Plectropomus leopardus isolate mb unplaced genomic scaffold, YSFRI_Pleo_2.0 unplaced_scaffold21630, whole genome shotgun sequence:
GCTCCCAGGCTACAGACCCTCAAACATGGACAAGAAGTTTCTGGTCTGGTCGGGACGCTTTAAGACAGCAGACCAGATACCAGAGCTTGTGTCGTAAGTAGCGTCTTCCTGTTTACACCAGACCTCCCGCACACTTGGATCTGATTGGCTCTTGGCGTGATTTAGTTAAGATACATCACAAGAGCAGAGCTAACTAAATGGATGAGCGGCGGTGCTGCTGTGGGGTAGCTGATGTTCCAAGATGGCTGCAGTTCAAACAAGGCGTCTGTTTTTTGGGCTGAAGGTAATTACTGTTGTTCCTGAAATCAGGGTGGAGGTCATATCTGATGTGATAAAAGAGCCGATTGTCACGCATACAAACTGCAGACCTCCCACCGCCTGCGCTCACAATGAACCAGTATAGAAAAAAGGGAACATGCACGTCACTGTGAATCTGGCGCTGAaccttaaaacagcagcaaacatcAACACGGCTGCTTGTCGATGTGTTTTTGATTAGAATATTGTTTGTCTTCAAAGCATTCATATATCCGACCgcactgtgtttgtgcatctgCAGGTTTGAGACGATTGATGCTGCCAGAAACAAAGTCAGAGTGAAAGCCTGCTACCTGATGATGGCGGCCACAATAGGGGCCTGTCTGGTGACAGTGTTTCTGGGAAAACGGGTGAGTGACAACAGATTACAATGTTTTTCTCCCGTATTTGTTTACAAGGAGGAAAATCTTAGCTGAATGGTTTAAAGCAGGtctactcaacttgctttgcgtgagggccacttttgcaaaacgaGGCCAGTCGCAGCTGCCCCgtatacatgtttctaggatgtcaggacatttccaggatgttaggattaaaggatgtttttaggattttaggacacctGGGGCTTGATTAGGACCTCTGCCAGGAGGactagcactttttttttttgataaacaagctc
Protein-coding regions in this window:
- the LOC121965793 gene encoding protein FAM162B-like; translated protein: MNFFRSRLSIGNLIGQRCRQVTETWSHRGMCNKPQEAKAEPPPAVPAQAPRAGFRLPGYRPSNMDKKFLVWSGRFKTADQIPELVSFETIDAARNKVRVKACYLMMAATIGACLVTVFLGKRVSDNRLQCFSPVFVYKEENLS